The bacterium genome contains the following window.
TTCTGGATGTAGCATTTCTAATTGAATTAATTCCTTTAGTAACTGGTCATAATTATAATCGGATATTTCAGGTTGAGCCTCAACATAGTATTTATAATCATGGTATCTAATCAATTTTTTTAATGTTTCTATTTTTGCTTTATAGTCTTCCATATTTTTATCCTCAGTTTGTGTCAAAACTTAACCACAGAGGACACAGAAAAAAACATTAATTATCAATAAGTTAAGAAGAAATCTATTTTCTTCCTTCCGGCGGTGCACCTTAATTTTTACCATACTTTTAACCTTTCTTTTTGTCTTTACTTTAGTTTTTCCCTCCATAAGTATATCAAAGATTACTCCTCAAGTCAAGATTTTTTATTATCTTCACTTCAGTAGTGGGAATGGAGTGGGAATAGGGGACGCACACTATTTTTACTCATCTTTTTCTTCCACTTTTCTTGGTTTTCCTGGAAGCCTAAACTTCAATGACCGATTCATAACCTTTTCCAACTCTAATATAAAAGATTCTCTCCCAGTAGGTAACCCCTTCTGTGTATTTCGCTTTAATATGTCTATATCCTCCTGCTTCCCTCCCTCTCTAAGCCATCCCAACCAGTCTATTACTACTCCTGCCGGAGGAAAATCAGAAGAAAGAATATTATCCTTTCTCTTCCCACAATGTGCCATAGCACTTGACTACATATAAATCTTCAGCATTTTGAATAATACCAGCTCGCACAGGATTTAGTTCTACATAACGCACAGCCGTCCATAAATATCCTTCGTCAAGAGCACTGGAAAAATATCGTCCTTGCCAAAGGTGACCACTCCAATCCCTTGAACGATTTATGTGGATGGCATACCTCGTATGCAATGAACGCATTGTCTTTTCTAAGGGAATCCTTATGACAAGAAACTACTACTAAATGGATATGGTTTGTCATCAAGCAATACGCCTCTATCTTTAATCCATATCTTTCTGAATACACCTTGAGCCATTCAAGATACCTCTTGCGGTCTTCGTCTCCAAAAAATATATCCTCTCTCCTGTTACCTCGTTGGGTTACATGGTAAGGAATGTTTTCTATCATTATTCTCGCTACCCGTGGCATAATACCTTATATTATATAACTCCGGAAGCTAAAATGTCAAGATAATTGGGTGCGTCCCCATTTTCACTCTTTATTTATCCGTGCTAATCCGTGTTAATCAGTGGCTGAATAGTTACAAGAAATTTTGGATGGATTAAAAAATGGGTTATTTCAAGGAGTTTTTGTGCGAAGATTTTTTTCTCTTCAGGGCTGTCAGTTAAGCAATTTTTGTTGACAATAGGGAAAGATTTTGGTAAAATATTTTCATAATGAGCAAACTCTGTTAGAAATACCTATAATCGGATGAGTCCATAGTAGCGATGAGGATAAGGATAACATAACCTTATCCGAGCGATAGGTCAAAATTGAACGGAACCATTACAGTAAAGGGGGTTAAATATGGTAGAAAGTGTTGCCCAAAAAGAGATATTGAAAGAATTAGAAAGATTGCCCGATTATGCTGTTTGTGAGGTGGTAGATTTCATCCATTTTTTAAGGTTTAAAACAACTGAGCCCGAACAAGCATATTTTTGGACAGAAGAATGGCAAAAGGGAGAAAAACTGGTTGATATGGCACTTCATGAAGGCAGATACTGTGATTTTGATGCCCCAAATCAGGCTTTAGAGTGGTTAAATAAATGAGATTGAGAATTCCAGAACCTTTTAAGGAAGATTATAAGGCTTTGCCTAAAGAGATAAAGAAGGTGGCAGATAAACAAATTGTTTTTTTGGCAACTAATCTTAAACATCCTTCTTTGCAGATTCATAAGATTAAGGGCACCAGAGATAAATGGGAGGCATATGTTAGTGTTAA
Protein-coding sequences here:
- a CDS encoding transposase, which codes for MPRVARIMIENIPYHVTQRGNRREDIFFGDEDRKRYLEWLKVYSERYGLKIEAYCLMTNHIHLVVVSCHKDSLRKDNAFIAYEVCHPHKSFKGLEWSPLARTIFFQCS